The Planctomycetota bacterium genome window below encodes:
- a CDS encoding TadE/TadG family type IV pilus assembly protein: MRETRNNHRRRRKGSITLEAAMVFPLLLTIFFVTIEFSWMFYVRHTISNAAREGARVAIIPGSTTAEVNAAVESAVRRGGLNSASYSHALTSGGSAVGSLDSVAGGSQVTVEITAPWSQFSVFNSGFGVWGNDITAEATMRREG; the protein is encoded by the coding sequence ATGAGAGAAACCCGAAACAATCACCGTCGTCGCCGCAAGGGCTCGATCACGCTCGAGGCCGCCATGGTCTTCCCGCTGTTGCTCACGATCTTCTTCGTGACGATCGAGTTCTCGTGGATGTTCTACGTCCGCCACACCATCTCGAACGCCGCTCGCGAGGGTGCTCGCGTTGCGATCATTCCCGGTTCGACGACGGCCGAAGTCAACGCCGCCGTCGAGAGCGCGGTCCGGCGCGGCGGACTCAATTCCGCTTCGTACAGCCACGCCCTCACCAGTGGCGGTTCGGCGGTCGGCAGCCTCGACAGCGTCGCGGGCGGCTCGCAGGTGACGGTTGAGATCACCGCGCCCTGGAGTCAGTTCAGCGTCTTCAACAGCGGCTTTGGCGTCTGGGGCAACGACATCACAGCCGAGGCGACCATGCGACGCGAGGGATAG
- a CDS encoding A24 family peptidase, producing MQEQPEPLRLEWTWAWPSDWETWYATHAVALVPFFVALVVAAVIDWRQRRIPNWLTFMLLGGGLVRSLATWWTTGLFTPVDSLLGVACGLAIGLPLFVVGARGAGDAKLYISAGAWVGWPGVIVLAALEAIVGMIVVVTRAAATGKLRELLSNTGALVLTFLWIRRVGLEQADANAKRFTIYGEASDDAQRGKFTSIERPLPHAVPFLAAALLALMLGRL from the coding sequence GTGCAAGAGCAACCTGAACCACTACGACTCGAATGGACCTGGGCCTGGCCCAGCGACTGGGAGACGTGGTACGCCACCCATGCCGTCGCGCTCGTGCCGTTCTTCGTCGCCCTCGTCGTCGCGGCCGTCATCGACTGGCGTCAGCGGAGGATTCCGAATTGGCTGACCTTCATGCTGCTCGGCGGCGGATTGGTCCGGTCGTTGGCGACCTGGTGGACAACCGGCCTCTTCACGCCGGTGGATTCGCTGCTAGGCGTCGCGTGCGGGCTGGCGATCGGCCTGCCACTCTTTGTTGTCGGTGCCCGTGGAGCTGGCGATGCGAAGCTTTACATCTCTGCCGGCGCTTGGGTCGGTTGGCCGGGGGTGATCGTTCTGGCAGCGCTGGAGGCGATCGTCGGCATGATCGTCGTTGTGACCCGTGCCGCCGCGACGGGCAAGCTGCGCGAGCTGCTGTCCAACACCGGCGCACTCGTCCTGACGTTTCTCTGGATTCGCCGAGTCGGTCTGGAGCAGGCGGACGCCAATGCCAAGCGATTCACGATCTACGGCGAGGCGTCCGACGATGCGCAGCGTGGCAAGTTCACGTCGATCGAGCGGCCGCTCCCGCATGCCGTTCCGTTCCTCGCAGCGGCGTTGTTGGCGCTCATGCTCGGACGATTGTGA
- a CDS encoding Flp family type IVb pilin translates to MLSTVTDKTKSTFVKLYKEEDGGELLEYALIAGLIVIAAIGAVKAFGSTLRGKMDDMEGAIDKEKFNTTN, encoded by the coding sequence ATGCTCAGCACCGTTACCGACAAGACGAAGAGCACCTTCGTCAAGCTGTACAAGGAAGAGGACGGCGGCGAACTCCTGGAGTACGCACTGATCGCCGGCCTCATCGTCATCGCCGCCATCGGCGCCGTCAAGGCCTTCGGCTCGACGCTCCGTGGCAAGATGGACGACATGGAAGGCGCCATCGACAAGGAGAAGTTCAACACGACCAACTAG